The Vulpes vulpes isolate BD-2025 chromosome 10, VulVul3, whole genome shotgun sequence genome has a window encoding:
- the SYCP3 gene encoding synaptonemal complex protein 3, which yields MVPSGRKHTRKSGKTSMEDQVIRAYEFEKEDKKDLSGSEEDVPEGKTPVIDKHGKKRTSAVFEDVGGEVQNMLERFGADINKALLAKRKRLELYTKASLKTSNQKIEHVWKTQQEQRQKLNQEYSQQFVTLFQQWEMDMQKIEEQEEKLANLFRQQQKIFQQSRIVQSQRLKTVRQLYEQFVKNMEELEKNHDNLLTGAQNELKKEMAMLQKKIMMETVSRYILSWKNEE from the exons ATGGTGCCCTCTGGAAGAAAGCACACGAGGAAGTCTGGGAAGACGTCCATGGAGGATCAGGTTATAAGAGCCTATGAGTttgagaaagaagataaaaaagatcTGAGTGGTTCCGAGGAGGATGTCCCTGAAG GGAAGACTCCAGTAATTGATAAGCATGGGAAGAAAAGGACTTCAGCAGTATTTGAAGATGTGGG GGGTGAAGTACAAAATATGCTGGAAAGATTTGGAG ctgaCATTAACAAGGCCCTTcttgcaaagagaaaaagactagAACTGTATACTAAGGCTTCTCTCAAAACCAGCAACCAGAAAATTGAACATGTTTGGAAAACTCAGCAAGAGCAAAG gcagaagcttaaccaagaATATTCTCAGCAGTTTGTGACTTTGTTTCAGCAGTGGGAAATGGATATGCAGAAAATTgaggaacaagaagaaaaacTAGCT AACTTGTTTCGACAGCAACAAAAGATTTTTCAACAGTCTAGAATTGTTCAGAGCCAGAGACTGAAAACAGTTAGACAGCTATATGAGCAGTTCGTAAAG AATATGGAAGAGTTGGAGAAGAATCATGATAACCTACTTACTGGTGCgcaaaatgaacttaaaaaagaaatggctatgttgcaaaaaaaaattatgatggaGACTGTAAGTCGTTACATTTTAAGTTGGAAAAATGAGGAGTAA